Proteins encoded within one genomic window of Felis catus isolate Fca126 chromosome C1, F.catus_Fca126_mat1.0, whole genome shotgun sequence:
- the LAPTM5 gene encoding lysosomal-associated transmembrane protein 5, with protein MAPRTAAVRQTCCCFNVRIATTALAIYHVIMSVLLFIEHSVEVAHGKASCKVWQNGYLRLANLVSSFLLITMLFVISLSLLIGVVKNREKYLLPFLSLQIMDFLLCLLTLLGSYIELPSYLKFASRSSRVGAPKVPLMTLQLLDFCLSVLTLCSSYMEVPTYLNFKAMNHMNYLPSQEGMAHSQFIKMMIIFSIAFITVLILKVYMFKCVWRCYKFMKYLNSAEERSGSKMLQKAVLPSYEEAVSLPYKTPDGDPAPPPYSEV; from the exons ATGGCCCCCCGCACGGCTGCCGTCCGCCAGACCTGTTGCTGCTTCAATGTCCGCATCGCCACCACCGCCCTGGCCATCTACCATGTG ATCATGAGTGTTTTGCTGTTCATCGAGCACTCCGTGGAGGTGGCCCACGGCAAGGCCTCCTGCAAGGTCTGGCAGAACGGCTACCTCAGGCTCG CCAACCTGGTCTCCAGCTTCCTGCTCATCACCATGCTCTTTGTCATCAGCTTGAGTCTGCTGATCGGAGTGGTCAAG AACCGGGAGAAGTACCTGCTGCCCTTCCTGTCCCTGCAAATCATGgacttcctcctctgcttgctcactCTGCTGGGCTCCTACATCGAGCTACCCTCCTACCTCAAGTTTGCCTCCCGGAGCAGCAGGGTT GGCGCCCCCAAGGTCCCCCTGATGACCCTGCAGTTGCTGGACTTCTGCCTGAGCGTCCTGACACTCTGCAGCTCCTACATGGAAGTACCCACCTATCTCAACTTCAAGGCCATGAACCACATG AACTATCTCCCCAGCCAGGAGGGTATGGCTCACAGCCAGTTCATCAAGATGATGATCATTTTCTCCATCGCCTTCATCACTGTCCTCATCCTGAAG GTCTACATGTTCAAGTGCGTGTGGAGATGCTACAAGTTCATGAAGTACCTGAACTCAGCCGAGGAGAGGAGCGGCTCCAAGATGCTCCAGAAG GCGGTCCTGCCGTCCTATGAGGAAGCCGTGTCTCTGCCATACAAGACCCCGGACGGGGACCCCGCACCACCCCCCTACTCGGAGGTGTGA